One window of Cryobacterium arcticum genomic DNA carries:
- a CDS encoding thiolase family protein, with the protein MSFDSADPAGSTTAGGTTAGSLATGSLATGSLAAGRRPDGKTPSEADREPVILLGRRTAFARRNGALGTVTQENLLAPVLAAVLADTGIPAVEVDDVIIGNAVGGGGNVARLALLMAGLPVTVPGQTIDRQCGSGLEAIVLACRLVQAGAGSLYLAGGVDSTSTAPLRAHRLSSAPDAPDFYDRVRFAPDHLGDPDMGVAADTVAAAYGITRERQDAFALRSHQLAVAARAAGAFEDEIVAVQTPAGPVAVDSGPRAGLGESLLARFPAAFTPGGSVTAGNSCADADGAVVVVVTSRTQADAWGASGYLSFVDAVPAGVDPTLLGVGGAAAGQALFARTGVSPGDVGRVEFTEAFAAQVLASLDLMGLSAEGANRQGGALALGHPYGASGAMLVLRLLQQARSGASPGELGLTALSIAGGLGLAALWRWETPNG; encoded by the coding sequence GTGTCGTTCGACTCCGCTGACCCGGCTGGCAGCACCACAGCCGGCGGCACCACAGCCGGCAGCCTCGCAACCGGCAGCCTCGCAACCGGCAGCCTCGCAGCCGGAAGACGCCCGGACGGCAAGACCCCGTCCGAGGCCGACCGGGAGCCGGTGATCCTGCTCGGCCGCCGAACCGCCTTCGCCCGACGTAACGGCGCGCTGGGCACCGTCACCCAGGAGAACCTTCTGGCTCCGGTGCTTGCGGCCGTGCTGGCCGACACCGGAATCCCTGCGGTCGAGGTGGATGACGTCATCATCGGCAATGCGGTCGGCGGCGGCGGCAACGTGGCCCGACTGGCCCTGCTGATGGCCGGCCTGCCGGTCACGGTGCCGGGGCAGACCATCGACCGCCAGTGCGGGTCGGGGCTCGAGGCCATTGTGCTGGCCTGCCGACTCGTTCAGGCCGGCGCCGGCAGCCTCTACCTCGCCGGTGGGGTCGACAGCACGAGCACCGCGCCCCTCCGCGCCCACCGCCTCAGCTCCGCGCCCGACGCGCCCGACTTCTACGACCGGGTGAGGTTCGCCCCGGATCACCTGGGCGACCCGGACATGGGTGTCGCAGCCGACACCGTCGCAGCGGCCTACGGCATCACCCGCGAACGCCAGGATGCCTTCGCGCTGCGCAGCCATCAGCTCGCCGTGGCGGCGAGAGCGGCAGGGGCGTTCGAGGACGAGATCGTCGCCGTCCAGACACCGGCCGGACCCGTCGCGGTTGACTCCGGTCCGCGCGCGGGGCTGGGGGAGAGTCTCCTGGCTCGGTTCCCGGCCGCGTTCACCCCCGGTGGATCCGTCACTGCCGGGAACTCCTGCGCCGACGCCGACGGTGCGGTGGTCGTGGTCGTGACCAGTCGCACCCAAGCCGACGCCTGGGGCGCATCCGGGTACCTGAGTTTCGTGGATGCGGTCCCGGCAGGCGTCGACCCGACGCTGCTGGGGGTGGGCGGGGCAGCGGCCGGGCAGGCGCTCTTCGCCCGCACGGGAGTGTCTCCCGGCGATGTGGGTCGGGTCGAGTTCACGGAAGCGTTCGCGGCCCAGGTGTTGGCCTCGCTCGACCTGATGGGCCTGTCGGCGGAGGGGGCCAACCGCCAGGGCGGGGCGCTGGCCCTCGGGCATCCCTACGGCGCCTCCGGCGCGATGCTGGTGCTTCGGCTCCTGCAGCAGGCGCGAAGCGGCGCGTCACCGGGAGAACTGGGCCTGACCGCACTCAGCATCGCGGGCGGTCTCGGCTTGGCCGCCCTGTGGCGGTGGGAGACGCCGAACGGTTGA
- a CDS encoding dipeptide ABC transporter ATP-binding protein: protein MSAADATRMAAPMGGPSPVPALTVRNLSVGFGSQAVVRGVSLELAPGECLAIVGESGSGKSVTARSLLGLAGAGAQVSADELSLAGESVLGLSESAWRRRRGRDVGLVLQDALASLDPLRPIAREIGDSLRLHTKLDGAERSRRVLEVLTAVGLPDPELYAGRRSGELSGGQRQRALIAAALALDPPLLIADEPTTALDVTVQAQVLDLLEEIRDRGTAILLISHDLAVVSRIADRIAVMHDGRIVETGTPNEVLGRPSHPETRRMLAAVPVDKPRGTRLAPAPEPSLTPGATAGAGRLHVTERPSAAATEVTAGYPGAAPDARTTSSPDLALEGIGLNKTFRGPHGTAQHAVDDVNFSLPRGRTLGIVGESGSGKTTTARLALALTPADSGEVRLLGEPWSALPEKQRRARRRLVGAVYQDVLASFDPRLSVREILRHAVAVAAPDGRDGTTRGAREARVGALLDDVGLSAALLDRRPTDLSGGQRQRVGIARALASRPQILICDEPVSALDVSVQAQVLDLLDELQRELALSLLFISHDLGVIQHVSDQVAVMHAGRIVETGSAEQVFQAPAHPYTQALLTAVPRL, encoded by the coding sequence ATGAGCGCCGCCGACGCCACCCGGATGGCCGCGCCGATGGGCGGCCCATCGCCCGTGCCGGCCCTTACAGTTCGGAATCTCTCGGTCGGGTTCGGGTCGCAGGCTGTGGTGCGCGGAGTGTCCCTTGAGCTCGCACCGGGCGAGTGCCTGGCGATCGTCGGCGAGTCCGGGTCGGGCAAGAGCGTCACCGCCCGCAGCCTGCTGGGCCTCGCCGGCGCCGGCGCGCAGGTCAGCGCCGACGAACTCAGCTTGGCCGGCGAGTCGGTGCTCGGCCTCAGCGAGTCCGCCTGGCGCCGACGCCGCGGCCGCGACGTGGGACTGGTGCTGCAGGATGCCCTCGCCTCGCTCGATCCCCTCCGCCCGATCGCGCGGGAGATCGGTGACTCGCTCCGGCTGCACACCAAGCTCGACGGTGCCGAGCGCAGCAGACGGGTGCTCGAGGTCCTCACCGCCGTCGGCTTGCCCGACCCCGAACTCTATGCAGGCCGGCGGTCCGGGGAACTCTCCGGTGGCCAGCGCCAGCGGGCGCTCATCGCGGCCGCGCTCGCCCTCGATCCCCCGCTGTTGATCGCCGACGAGCCCACTACGGCGCTCGACGTCACCGTGCAGGCCCAGGTTCTCGACCTGCTCGAGGAGATCCGCGACCGCGGCACCGCCATCCTGCTGATCAGCCACGACCTCGCCGTGGTCAGCCGCATCGCCGACCGGATCGCGGTCATGCACGACGGCCGCATCGTCGAGACCGGAACGCCGAACGAGGTGCTCGGTCGCCCCAGCCACCCCGAGACCCGGCGGATGCTCGCCGCGGTTCCCGTGGACAAGCCGCGGGGAACCAGGCTGGCGCCCGCGCCGGAACCGTCACTCACACCGGGGGCGACCGCCGGGGCGGGGCGTCTGCACGTGACCGAACGCCCGAGTGCGGCGGCGACGGAGGTGACCGCCGGTTACCCGGGCGCCGCTCCCGACGCCCGGACGACGTCCAGTCCCGACCTGGCCCTGGAGGGCATCGGGCTGAACAAGACCTTCCGCGGTCCGCACGGCACCGCGCAGCATGCCGTCGACGACGTGAACTTCAGCCTGCCACGCGGCCGCACCCTGGGCATCGTGGGCGAGTCCGGCTCGGGCAAGACCACCACGGCCCGGCTGGCCCTGGCGCTCACGCCGGCGGACTCGGGCGAGGTGCGGCTCCTCGGCGAACCGTGGAGCGCGTTGCCCGAGAAACAGCGCCGCGCTCGGCGCCGATTGGTCGGTGCCGTGTACCAGGATGTGCTCGCCTCCTTCGACCCCAGGCTGAGCGTGCGAGAGATCCTGCGGCACGCTGTGGCCGTCGCCGCACCCGACGGGCGCGACGGCACCACCCGCGGGGCCCGCGAGGCGCGGGTGGGCGCCCTTCTGGACGATGTCGGCCTGTCGGCCGCCCTGCTCGACCGTCGGCCGACCGATCTGTCGGGAGGGCAACGACAGCGGGTGGGCATCGCCCGCGCACTGGCCTCCCGGCCGCAGATCCTGATCTGCGATGAGCCCGTGTCCGCGCTCGATGTGAGCGTGCAGGCCCAGGTGCTCGACCTGCTCGACGAGCTTCAACGAGAGCTGGCGCTGAGCCTGTTGTTCATCTCGCACGACCTGGGTGTGATCCAGCACGTCAGCGACCAGGTCGCCGTCATGCACGCGGGCCGCATCGTCGAGACGGGTTCGGCCGAGCAGGTCTTCCAGGCACCGGCGCATCCGTACACGCAGGCCTTACTCACGGCGGTGCCCCGACTTTAG
- a CDS encoding HNH endonuclease signature motif containing protein yields the protein MSSPVEQFPAEPDDPDDPRHDAHALRRRRTLQEQAQATLAKKVARAAESHRKIATATARRARDMADLQQWSSDPVNAKLLNPDYAFEEPRAFPDTRGPVLTDAQASPRKIAAWEDQEVARRTVTSEVACALRLAERTAENLIGESAMFAGPMRATLTAMGAGEISYRHGQVLMEQLSFVPFEEAAELEAELLPAAKDLTAGKLRVKARRLRERRHPETLTTRAAAAVAERGIWWEGRPDGMGTLTWYGTAQQTQAAHDRLIRIAEATRVHERADESIPEGQRRTIGQICADALADLVLDGVTPSGTGGGIQGQVLVTVPVFTAMGTSDKPGFLDGYGPIPADAAREIAAGAPSFARLLTHPETGAVLSVGKDRYTVPADLRRWLRLRDGTCRFPGCTRPATRSDIDHTTAWEAGGPTDYDNLAHLCAPHHRLKHQTLWSVVQEPGGVLVWTSPAGATHRTYPETTLGPPPTQPPTQPVPPGTPAESRTAGQLPEDPPEEPPF from the coding sequence ATGAGCAGTCCAGTAGAGCAGTTCCCAGCCGAACCAGATGACCCGGATGACCCGCGTCACGACGCGCACGCGCTCCGTCGCCGCCGCACCCTGCAGGAGCAGGCGCAGGCCACGCTTGCGAAGAAGGTCGCCCGCGCGGCCGAATCGCACCGCAAGATCGCCACGGCCACCGCGCGACGGGCACGAGATATGGCCGATCTGCAGCAGTGGAGCAGCGACCCGGTGAACGCGAAACTCCTCAACCCCGACTATGCCTTCGAGGAGCCGCGTGCCTTCCCAGATACGCGCGGTCCGGTGCTCACCGACGCGCAGGCGAGTCCGCGAAAGATCGCCGCGTGGGAGGACCAGGAGGTCGCCCGGCGAACGGTGACCAGCGAGGTCGCCTGTGCCCTGCGCCTGGCCGAACGCACTGCGGAGAACCTGATTGGGGAATCTGCCATGTTCGCCGGCCCGATGAGGGCCACACTGACGGCCATGGGTGCGGGTGAGATCAGTTACCGGCACGGTCAAGTGTTGATGGAGCAACTCAGCTTCGTCCCGTTCGAGGAAGCGGCCGAGCTGGAAGCAGAATTGCTGCCCGCGGCGAAAGACCTCACCGCGGGCAAACTCAGGGTCAAGGCCCGGCGGCTGCGGGAGCGACGGCACCCGGAAACCCTCACCACGCGCGCCGCCGCCGCTGTCGCGGAGCGCGGTATCTGGTGGGAAGGGCGACCAGACGGCATGGGCACCCTCACCTGGTACGGCACCGCGCAGCAGACCCAGGCCGCTCACGACAGGCTCATCCGCATCGCCGAAGCCACCCGCGTTCACGAGCGTGCGGACGAGTCGATCCCGGAAGGCCAGAGGCGCACCATCGGCCAGATCTGCGCCGACGCACTCGCCGACCTGGTGTTGGACGGCGTCACCCCGTCGGGTACCGGCGGCGGCATCCAGGGCCAGGTGCTCGTCACCGTGCCAGTCTTCACCGCAATGGGTACCAGCGACAAGCCCGGTTTTCTCGACGGGTACGGGCCGATCCCAGCGGATGCGGCCCGCGAGATCGCCGCGGGAGCGCCGAGCTTCGCCCGGTTGCTCACGCATCCCGAGACCGGCGCCGTTCTCTCCGTCGGGAAGGACCGGTATACGGTCCCCGCCGATCTGCGCCGCTGGTTGCGGCTCAGAGACGGGACCTGCCGGTTCCCCGGGTGCACCCGGCCCGCCACCCGCAGCGACATCGACCACACCACAGCCTGGGAAGCCGGCGGCCCCACCGATTACGACAACCTCGCCCATTTGTGCGCACCGCACCACAGACTCAAGCACCAAACCCTCTGGTCGGTCGTGCAGGAGCCCGGCGGAGTGCTCGTTTGGACCTCGCCGGCCGGGGCCACCCACCGCACCTACCCCGAAACCACCCTCGGACCACCGCCCACCCAACCGCCGACACAGCCAGTGCCACCCGGAACACCAGCAGAGTCCCGCACGGCCGGGCAGCTTCCCGAGGATCCTCCCGAGGAGCCGCCGTTCTAA
- a CDS encoding class I SAM-dependent methyltransferase: MNDTPERQETAPRDLPPLGHDHLQRVLTWRTVENSAAYLVPHLSPGLSLLDVMCGPGTVTVDLARRLAPGRVIGLDSSATAVEYAAGLAFDAGLSNTSFLVGDVHALPLADASVDIVHAHQVLQHVDNPVAAMREMRRVLRPGGILAARDADYGGAAWYPKLPALATWMAAYRAVHTMSGGDPDTGRALKAWARQAGFAEVTSSASVWCFASEAEREWWGESWAQRATEADFVARAIEAGVARLADLHEIGGAWRHWALDPDGWFVLTHGEIIAVR, encoded by the coding sequence ATGAACGACACCCCCGAGCGTCAGGAGACCGCCCCGCGAGACCTGCCCCCGCTCGGGCACGATCACCTGCAGCGGGTGCTCACGTGGCGCACCGTGGAGAATTCGGCCGCCTACCTGGTGCCGCACCTGAGTCCTGGACTCAGCCTGCTCGATGTGATGTGCGGGCCGGGCACGGTGACGGTCGACCTGGCCCGCCGGCTCGCTCCCGGCCGGGTGATCGGACTGGACTCCTCGGCCACGGCGGTGGAGTACGCGGCCGGTCTCGCATTCGACGCGGGTCTGTCCAATACGAGCTTCCTGGTCGGCGATGTTCACGCTCTGCCGCTCGCCGACGCATCCGTGGACATCGTGCACGCCCACCAGGTGCTGCAACACGTCGACAATCCCGTGGCGGCCATGCGAGAGATGCGTCGGGTGCTGAGGCCCGGCGGCATCCTCGCCGCGCGCGACGCAGACTACGGGGGAGCCGCCTGGTACCCGAAACTGCCGGCCCTGGCAACGTGGATGGCGGCGTACCGCGCGGTGCACACCATGAGCGGTGGCGACCCAGACACCGGCCGGGCGCTCAAGGCCTGGGCACGGCAGGCAGGATTCGCCGAGGTCACCAGCAGTGCGTCGGTGTGGTGCTTCGCCTCGGAGGCCGAGCGGGAGTGGTGGGGAGAGTCGTGGGCGCAACGCGCCACCGAGGCCGACTTCGTAGCCCGGGCCATCGAGGCCGGGGTGGCACGGCTGGCGGACCTGCACGAGATCGGTGGCGCCTGGCGGCACTGGGCGCTGGATCCTGACGGCTGGTTCGTGCTCACGCACGGTGAGATCATCGCCGTACGGTAG
- a CDS encoding TetR/AcrR family transcriptional regulator yields MTDHAVQPRAERGRPRAAAAHRPDLSATEQILDAAAQLFVERGFAATSTRAIADRVGIRQASLYYHFPSKEQILKVLLMRTVEPSTRVAAYLDAAPASAVVRLAALISFDTDQLARSAHNLGTLYFLPEIRNDLLEPFRIERARLRDTYAALIAASVEAEVRADLGPAGSAGSESGLDYLVDVVFGLVESVIAIRADRPDEDADALVATILYSCLRVLGHDGAGGRRITEHARELLEARPAESIP; encoded by the coding sequence GTGACAGACCACGCCGTGCAGCCCCGTGCCGAACGAGGCCGGCCTCGTGCGGCGGCGGCCCATCGACCCGATCTGTCGGCGACGGAGCAGATCCTCGACGCGGCAGCCCAGCTGTTCGTCGAGCGCGGCTTCGCGGCCACCTCCACCCGCGCGATAGCTGACCGCGTGGGCATCCGACAGGCGTCGCTCTACTATCACTTCCCCAGCAAGGAGCAGATCCTCAAGGTCCTGCTCATGCGCACGGTGGAGCCCTCCACGCGAGTGGCCGCCTACCTGGACGCCGCACCCGCCTCGGCTGTCGTGCGCCTGGCCGCCCTCATCAGTTTCGACACCGACCAACTGGCCAGGTCCGCGCACAACCTGGGCACCCTGTACTTCCTCCCCGAGATCCGCAACGACCTCCTGGAGCCCTTCCGGATCGAACGGGCCCGTCTGCGCGACACATATGCCGCGTTGATCGCAGCCAGCGTGGAGGCCGAGGTGCGCGCCGACCTGGGTCCGGCCGGGAGCGCGGGGTCCGAGTCGGGTCTCGACTATCTCGTCGACGTGGTCTTCGGACTCGTGGAAAGCGTCATCGCTATCCGTGCCGACCGCCCCGACGAGGACGCCGACGCTCTGGTCGCCACCATCCTGTACAGCTGCCTGCGGGTACTCGGTCACGACGGCGCGGGCGGGCGGCGCATCACCGAGCACGCCCGGGAGTTGCTGGAAGCACGTCCGGCCGAGTCGATCCCCTAA
- a CDS encoding GNAT family N-acetyltransferase, with protein MSVQVRPLGDKDFFPWLGLFEGYSEFYKSDLTDEKALRVWSWIIDKNHDLDGAVAVDDNGDFVGFTLYRAVPRTLSGDVGLFVDDLFVAPNARDAGTGRALMDFAKEYAKAHNYRSLQWVTAADNKTAQKLYDEVGTRTSWVTYEAEV; from the coding sequence ATGTCTGTACAGGTCCGCCCGCTCGGCGACAAGGACTTCTTCCCGTGGCTGGGTCTTTTCGAGGGCTACAGCGAGTTCTATAAGAGCGACCTCACCGACGAGAAGGCTCTGCGCGTGTGGAGCTGGATCATCGACAAGAACCACGACCTCGACGGCGCTGTCGCGGTTGACGACAATGGTGACTTCGTCGGCTTCACCCTCTACCGTGCGGTTCCGCGCACCCTCAGCGGTGACGTCGGCCTCTTCGTCGACGACCTCTTCGTGGCACCGAATGCCCGCGACGCCGGCACCGGTCGCGCCCTGATGGACTTCGCCAAGGAGTACGCCAAGGCGCACAACTACCGTTCCCTGCAGTGGGTCACGGCCGCGGACAACAAGACCGCGCAGAAGCTCTACGACGAGGTCGGCACCCGCACCAGCTGGGTCACCTACGAGGCCGAGGTCTAA
- a CDS encoding class I adenylate-forming enzyme family protein — MPMLSAVQHWAETNPQQLAVQIGDDRLSYVELRDAVLQRFGGTPPGTDRPNGPTVIGQPNGLEFVVRFLAGVAGSGSVAVLDPGWPAEQRADVLARLSGLKSTNVVPETMTDGPADSTFLYGFTSGTTAVPKAFRRTRRSWQQSFPRSAGVLGLTRHDSTLAPGPLSASLNLYALAESLHVGATFHTLPGFDVAAALERIENHGITRLVAVPAVLRLLAQRGLASDRLCRGITGIVSGGAKLDLDTTVLLQRWAPAATVSAYYGAAELGFVSATVLAPGQPPEPTGTAVGLPFPGVRIRIVDDQDAVVEPGVAGTIQVSSDLVCDGYLWGDDGAAFQRLGTWCTVGDHGFLDGAGVLHHLGRSHDMILSAGSNVYPQEVEAALQAVPGVRAAVVTGLPDSTRGRRVVAAVLGDTDLVAGTDLDAVSLRAACGAALVAPKRPHAYYRLSELPLTPAGKVSRSMLGRWIEQGDSRVVRLR; from the coding sequence ATGCCCATGCTCTCCGCGGTTCAGCACTGGGCCGAGACGAACCCTCAGCAGCTCGCCGTGCAGATCGGAGACGATCGCCTGAGCTACGTCGAGCTGCGCGATGCGGTGTTGCAGCGGTTCGGTGGAACGCCGCCGGGCACAGACCGGCCGAACGGCCCCACTGTCATCGGCCAACCCAACGGCCTCGAGTTCGTTGTGCGATTCCTCGCCGGTGTCGCCGGCTCCGGCAGCGTCGCCGTGCTCGACCCTGGGTGGCCGGCGGAGCAGCGTGCCGACGTGCTGGCCCGGCTCAGCGGACTCAAGAGTACGAACGTGGTCCCCGAGACCATGACCGACGGGCCGGCGGACTCCACCTTCCTGTACGGGTTCACGTCGGGCACGACGGCGGTGCCCAAGGCGTTCCGGCGCACTCGGCGTTCGTGGCAACAGTCGTTCCCCCGCAGCGCCGGGGTGCTCGGCCTCACCCGGCACGACAGCACCCTCGCGCCCGGACCGCTCAGCGCCAGCCTGAATCTCTATGCCCTGGCCGAATCCCTGCACGTCGGGGCGACCTTCCACACACTGCCGGGTTTCGATGTGGCTGCGGCGCTCGAGCGCATCGAGAACCACGGCATCACCCGCCTGGTGGCTGTGCCGGCCGTGCTGCGGCTGCTCGCCCAACGGGGGTTGGCGTCGGACCGGTTGTGCCGGGGGATCACCGGCATCGTCAGCGGGGGAGCCAAGCTCGACCTCGACACCACTGTGCTGCTGCAACGGTGGGCGCCCGCCGCGACGGTGTCCGCCTACTACGGTGCCGCCGAACTCGGGTTCGTCTCCGCGACGGTCCTGGCACCCGGTCAGCCTCCGGAGCCCACCGGGACGGCCGTCGGGCTGCCCTTCCCAGGGGTGCGGATCCGGATCGTCGACGACCAGGACGCCGTCGTCGAACCCGGGGTAGCCGGAACCATCCAGGTTTCCAGCGATCTGGTGTGCGACGGCTACCTCTGGGGAGACGACGGGGCGGCCTTTCAACGCCTGGGCACCTGGTGCACGGTGGGTGACCACGGCTTCCTCGACGGAGCCGGTGTGCTGCACCACCTGGGTCGCAGCCACGACATGATCCTGAGCGCCGGCAGTAACGTCTACCCGCAGGAAGTGGAGGCGGCCCTGCAGGCGGTTCCCGGCGTGCGGGCCGCCGTGGTGACAGGCCTGCCCGACTCGACCCGCGGCCGCAGGGTGGTGGCCGCGGTGCTCGGTGACACGGACCTGGTCGCCGGCACCGACCTGGATGCGGTGAGCCTGCGCGCCGCGTGCGGCGCAGCGCTGGTGGCTCCCAAACGGCCCCACGCCTATTACCGGTTGAGCGAACTGCCCCTCACCCCGGCGGGAAAGGTCAGCCGCAGTATGCTCGGCCGCTGGATCGAACAGGGGGACTCGCGTGTCGTTCGACTCCGCTGA
- the valS gene encoding valine--tRNA ligase yields the protein MSNADRVPEKPVLEGLEAKWEASWEAQGTYRFDRAAATKESIFSIDTPPPTASGSLHIGHVFSYTHTDVVARFQRMRGKSVFYPMGWDDNGLPTERRVQNFYGVRCDPSLPYTPDFVPPFEGGDGKSTKAADQLPVSRRNFIELCERLTVEDEKQFEELWRTLGLSVDWTQSYRTIAPESIFASQLAFVGNVTRGEAYQAMAPTLWDVTFRTAVAQAELEDKEMPAAYHRVSFHKPDGSTIEIETTRPELLAACVALVAHPDDDRYKPLFGTTVRTPVFDVEVPILAHHLAQKDKGSGIAMICTFGDVTDVVWWRELDLPNRAIMGFDGRIIAEAPDVITTPDAQAAYAQLAGKTVFSAKQAMVDLLRASGDLIGEPKPIVHPVKFFEKGDKPLEIVSTRQWYIRNGARDEALRTRLIEHGTALQWHPEFMRVRYENWVNGLTGDWLVSRQRFFGVPLPVWYPLDADANPVFDQPIIATRELLPVDPSSDVAPGYTAEQRGAANGFVGEVDVMDTWATSSLTPQLAGGWETDPELFDLVYPYSLRPQGQDIIRTWLFSTLLRAELEHGESPWKHAALSGFIVDPDRKKMSKSKGNVVTPADVLVQHGSDAVRYWAASSRLGTDAAFDPKNPTQIKIGRRLAIKILNASKFILGFAGDDSAPVTEPIDASMLARLDVVVAQATAAFDAFDHARALEVSESFFWTFCDDYLELVKERAYGEPGPEQASAVAALRQALSTLLRLFAPFVPFATEEAWSWSNDGSVHRAPWPVAGSTPADADSLALLDLASRALTGIRRAKTDAKASQKSAVTSATIGGPAAEVALLGQVAADLKAVGRIEDLTFVEAAELVVTDIVLATVSEI from the coding sequence ATGAGCAACGCTGACCGCGTTCCCGAAAAGCCAGTCCTCGAAGGGCTCGAAGCCAAATGGGAAGCCAGCTGGGAGGCTCAGGGCACCTACAGGTTCGACCGGGCCGCTGCCACGAAGGAGTCGATCTTCTCGATCGACACCCCGCCGCCCACCGCATCCGGTTCCCTCCACATCGGCCATGTCTTCAGCTACACCCACACCGATGTCGTCGCGCGATTCCAGCGCATGCGCGGCAAGAGCGTGTTCTATCCGATGGGTTGGGACGACAACGGCCTGCCCACCGAACGCCGCGTGCAAAACTTCTACGGCGTGCGCTGCGACCCGTCCTTGCCGTACACCCCCGACTTCGTGCCACCCTTCGAGGGTGGCGACGGCAAGAGCACCAAGGCCGCCGACCAGCTCCCCGTGAGCCGTCGCAACTTCATCGAGCTGTGCGAACGCCTCACCGTGGAGGATGAGAAGCAGTTCGAAGAGCTGTGGCGCACCCTCGGCCTCTCCGTCGACTGGACCCAGAGCTACCGCACCATCGCCCCGGAGTCGATCTTCGCCTCGCAGCTCGCGTTCGTGGGCAACGTCACCCGAGGCGAGGCCTACCAGGCCATGGCGCCGACGCTCTGGGATGTCACCTTCCGCACGGCCGTGGCCCAGGCCGAGCTCGAGGACAAGGAGATGCCCGCTGCCTACCACCGGGTCTCCTTCCACAAGCCGGACGGCTCGACCATCGAGATCGAGACCACCCGCCCGGAACTCCTCGCGGCGTGTGTGGCACTTGTGGCGCATCCGGACGACGACCGTTACAAGCCACTCTTCGGCACCACCGTGCGCACCCCGGTGTTCGACGTCGAGGTGCCGATCCTGGCGCACCACCTCGCGCAGAAGGACAAGGGTTCGGGCATCGCCATGATCTGCACCTTCGGCGATGTCACCGACGTGGTCTGGTGGCGCGAACTCGACCTGCCCAACCGCGCGATCATGGGCTTCGACGGCCGCATCATCGCCGAAGCGCCCGACGTCATCACCACTCCCGACGCGCAAGCCGCGTATGCGCAGCTCGCCGGCAAGACGGTGTTCTCCGCCAAGCAGGCCATGGTCGACCTGCTCCGCGCATCCGGCGACCTGATCGGCGAGCCCAAGCCGATCGTGCACCCGGTCAAATTCTTCGAAAAGGGCGACAAGCCCCTCGAGATCGTCTCCACCCGTCAGTGGTACATCCGCAACGGCGCACGCGACGAAGCACTGCGGACCAGGCTCATCGAACACGGAACCGCTTTGCAGTGGCATCCTGAGTTCATGCGCGTGCGCTACGAGAACTGGGTCAACGGTCTCACCGGTGACTGGCTGGTGTCCCGGCAGCGGTTCTTCGGCGTGCCGCTCCCGGTTTGGTACCCACTCGATGCCGACGCCAACCCGGTCTTCGACCAGCCGATCATCGCCACCCGCGAGCTGCTCCCGGTCGACCCGTCCTCCGATGTGGCTCCCGGCTACACGGCCGAGCAGCGCGGTGCCGCCAACGGCTTCGTCGGCGAGGTCGACGTGATGGACACCTGGGCCACCTCCTCGCTGACCCCGCAGCTGGCCGGCGGCTGGGAAACCGACCCTGAGCTCTTCGACCTGGTCTACCCGTACTCGCTGCGCCCGCAGGGCCAGGACATCATCCGCACCTGGTTGTTCTCCACGCTGCTGCGCGCCGAACTCGAACACGGCGAATCACCGTGGAAGCACGCCGCACTGTCGGGCTTCATCGTGGACCCCGACCGCAAAAAGATGTCGAAGTCCAAGGGCAACGTGGTCACCCCGGCCGACGTGCTCGTGCAGCACGGTTCGGATGCCGTGCGGTACTGGGCAGCCTCGTCCCGCCTCGGCACCGACGCGGCGTTCGACCCCAAGAACCCCACCCAGATCAAGATCGGTCGCCGCCTGGCGATCAAGATCCTCAACGCGAGCAAGTTCATCCTCGGCTTCGCCGGCGACGACTCCGCGCCGGTCACCGAGCCGATCGACGCGAGCATGCTCGCCCGACTCGACGTGGTGGTGGCCCAGGCCACGGCCGCGTTCGACGCGTTCGACCACGCTCGTGCGCTGGAAGTGTCGGAGAGCTTCTTCTGGACCTTCTGCGACGACTACCTCGAGCTGGTCAAGGAACGCGCCTACGGCGAGCCCGGCCCCGAGCAGGCGTCGGCCGTTGCCGCCCTGCGTCAGGCCCTGTCCACGTTGCTTCGGCTGTTCGCGCCGTTCGTTCCGTTCGCCACCGAAGAGGCCTGGTCCTGGTCCAACGACGGCTCGGTCCACCGCGCTCCGTGGCCCGTCGCAGGCTCGACGCCGGCGGATGCCGACTCGCTCGCCCTGCTCGATCTCGCCAGCCGTGCCCTCACGGGCATCCGTCGAGCCAAGACCGACGCCAAAGCGTCACAGAAGTCCGCGGTCACCTCCGCCACCATCGGAGGCCCAGCGGCAGAGGTGGCCCTGCTCGGGCAGGTAGCCGCCGATTTGAAAGCAGTAGGCCGGATTGAGGACTTGACCTTCGTCGAGGCCGCCGAGTTGGTCGTGACTGATATCGTGCTCGCCACGGTGTCGGAAATTTAA